One genomic region from Reichenbachiella ulvae encodes:
- a CDS encoding gliding motility-associated C-terminal domain-containing protein, whose amino-acid sequence MVHSLRIKCLLLLTFLLFLADRSFATHIRAGEIIAERISSTTLTYRFSVIGYTDTGSSVIFGGGEIEFGDGVRGNLAEISESNLTIQLEDEVAYNVFTVIHTFQGPGRYVVRYQESNRNAGVVNMSNSVDTPFYIETALLIDPIFGINNTPVFLIPPVDKGAEGATFLHNPGAYDPDGDSLSYHITIPKQRFDREVNDYKDPNDPTFYTNYLEGNQERDGPPTFKIDSITGTLEWDAPGLMGEYNVAFVVKEWRQLEGEWFELGSVVRDMQIIIEETDNNPPQIIQPMEICVEAGGTISEIIVATDPDGHPVTLEAFGGPLEFLVSPASFSPDPPTVQPVPAEIEFEWQTDCAHVRERPYEIQIKARDEPPIGARLVDFKTWLIRVVAPAPTGLTATKLSQRRIQLDWDGYSCGNADKIQIWRRVDSYDFLPEDCVVGMPANAGYELIDVVNNNSLAGDKITSYIDGDDGMGLAPGANYCYRIVATFPKPGGGESYASTEACAQIGVEAPVILNVDVTNTSETNGEIYVRWEEPFDLDPVLFPGPYTYDVVRFQGLSGMEDGDTIATNIAATEFTDTGLNTTAFPYHYLIYVYENNGTYIDSSFPASSPWLDATSDVEKITLRWNAEVPWSNVLDDQPYHRIWRDNVDDFFPDDLYLIDSTHVGQQGFVYVDNGSFNGVPLSDELVYRYYIETKGSYGNPDLATYDPLLNKSQILGAQPNDTIPPCTPVDFSFDDSFDCQSFLAMQECEFNDFSNHLFWNQDGASSCDNDISSYNIYYADEDTDEELPFLVNVEGTDFVHDEMPSSGGFANPLPLTSFKGCYQIAAVDRSGNISARSEKICRDNCPSIKMPNTFTPNGDGINDVFTPFYSRTGNVNGEGEVPKIETFISGFDYADCPRFVEEVIFNVFDRTGGLLYSYNSTEESSSEENQEILINWDGTTDSGRELESGVYYYSLEVTFNVLRPEDQNKKYKGWINIVR is encoded by the coding sequence ATGGTCCATTCATTGCGAATCAAGTGTTTACTTCTTTTGACATTCTTGCTTTTTTTAGCAGACAGGTCTTTCGCTACGCACATTAGAGCAGGCGAGATTATTGCAGAACGTATTTCGAGTACCACATTGACTTACCGTTTTTCAGTGATTGGTTATACAGATACGGGGTCTTCAGTTATTTTCGGAGGAGGAGAAATCGAATTCGGAGACGGAGTGAGGGGGAATTTGGCTGAAATTTCTGAAAGCAACTTAACTATTCAGTTGGAAGATGAGGTGGCATATAATGTTTTTACTGTAATACATACTTTTCAGGGGCCCGGTAGATATGTGGTTCGATATCAGGAATCTAATAGAAATGCGGGTGTCGTAAATATGTCCAATTCTGTCGATACACCTTTTTATATAGAAACGGCCCTTTTAATAGATCCAATATTTGGTATCAACAATACGCCGGTTTTTTTGATTCCCCCTGTGGATAAGGGAGCAGAAGGAGCAACTTTTCTACATAATCCCGGAGCCTATGATCCTGATGGAGATAGTTTGTCTTACCATATTACCATTCCAAAACAAAGATTTGATAGAGAAGTCAATGATTATAAAGATCCAAATGACCCAACCTTCTATACCAATTATCTGGAAGGTAATCAAGAACGTGATGGGCCTCCTACTTTTAAGATAGATTCGATTACAGGTACCTTAGAGTGGGACGCTCCCGGTTTGATGGGAGAGTACAATGTGGCCTTTGTGGTCAAAGAGTGGCGACAACTAGAAGGAGAATGGTTTGAATTGGGATCTGTGGTTAGAGATATGCAGATCATAATTGAGGAAACAGATAATAACCCGCCTCAAATCATTCAACCTATGGAAATATGTGTGGAAGCAGGGGGAACTATATCTGAGATTATAGTCGCAACAGATCCTGACGGACATCCGGTTACCTTAGAGGCTTTTGGTGGCCCTTTGGAATTTCTAGTCAGTCCAGCCAGCTTCTCGCCGGACCCTCCGACGGTTCAGCCTGTACCGGCAGAAATTGAGTTTGAGTGGCAGACTGATTGTGCTCACGTGAGAGAGCGTCCTTATGAGATTCAAATTAAAGCCAGAGATGAGCCTCCAATTGGTGCGCGTTTGGTAGACTTTAAAACATGGCTGATCAGAGTGGTAGCTCCAGCACCGACAGGGCTCACTGCCACGAAATTGTCGCAGCGCAGAATTCAATTGGATTGGGATGGCTACTCTTGTGGCAATGCAGACAAGATTCAAATTTGGAGAAGAGTAGATAGTTATGATTTTTTACCGGAAGATTGTGTGGTAGGTATGCCTGCCAATGCGGGTTATGAGTTAATAGATGTTGTCAATAACAACTCCCTTGCTGGTGATAAAATCACCAGCTATATAGATGGGGATGATGGCATGGGGTTAGCACCTGGAGCCAATTACTGTTATAGAATAGTGGCCACTTTTCCTAAGCCTGGAGGTGGGGAGAGTTACGCTTCTACAGAAGCATGTGCTCAGATAGGTGTAGAAGCACCCGTGATATTGAATGTCGATGTAACAAATACTTCAGAGACTAATGGTGAAATTTATGTCAGATGGGAGGAGCCTTTCGATTTGGATCCAGTACTTTTCCCTGGTCCTTACACTTATGATGTGGTTAGGTTTCAGGGACTGTCAGGGATGGAGGATGGAGATACCATTGCTACCAATATTGCTGCCACTGAATTTACTGATACAGGTTTAAATACAACTGCCTTTCCTTATCATTATTTGATCTATGTGTACGAAAACAATGGCACTTATATAGATTCATCATTCCCTGCCTCTTCCCCATGGTTAGATGCGACTTCTGATGTGGAAAAAATCACCTTGAGATGGAATGCTGAAGTGCCATGGTCCAACGTATTAGATGATCAACCTTATCATAGAATATGGAGAGACAATGTAGATGATTTTTTTCCTGACGATTTGTATTTGATTGATTCTACTCACGTAGGTCAACAAGGGTTCGTATATGTAGATAATGGTTCATTTAATGGAGTTCCCTTAAGCGATGAATTGGTTTACAGATACTATATTGAGACCAAGGGAAGTTATGGAAACCCAGATTTGGCCACCTATGATCCATTATTAAACAAGTCACAAATCTTAGGAGCCCAGCCCAACGATACCATTCCTCCTTGTACACCTGTGGATTTTAGTTTTGACGATTCGTTTGATTGCCAAAGTTTTCTGGCCATGCAGGAATGTGAATTTAACGACTTCTCTAATCATCTTTTCTGGAATCAAGATGGGGCGTCTAGTTGCGACAATGACATTAGTAGCTACAATATTTATTATGCTGATGAAGATACCGATGAGGAATTGCCATTTTTAGTCAATGTGGAAGGGACTGATTTTGTTCATGACGAGATGCCGTCTTCGGGGGGCTTTGCAAATCCTTTACCATTAACTTCATTTAAAGGATGTTATCAGATAGCTGCTGTAGATCGGTCTGGAAATATCAGTGCTAGATCTGAGAAGATTTGTCGTGACAATTGTCCGTCTATTAAGATGCCTAATACCTTCACTCCAAATGGTGATGGAATAAATGATGTTTTTACACCTTTTTACAGTAGGACAGGAAATGTAAACGGTGAGGGAGAGGTCCCGAAAATTGAAACTTTTATTTCTGGTTTTGACTATGCAGATTGCCCAAGATTTGTGGAAGAAGTGATTTTTAATGTTTTTGATAGAACTGGGGGATTGTTATACTCGTATAATTCAACAGAAGAATCAAGTTCAGAAGAAAATCAGGAGATTCTAATCAATTGGGATGGGACAACTGATTCTGGAAGAGAACTTGAGTCTGGTGTTTATTATTACAGTCTGGAGGTGACATTTAATGTGTTAAGACCGGAGGATCAAAATAAGAAATACAAAGGATGGATCAACATCGTGAGATAG
- a CDS encoding thiol-disulfide oxidoreductase DCC family protein has protein sequence MDQHREIAELDNLVLYDGVCKFCNSSVNFVLDHEKNDQLKFTPLQSELGARVLKEHNFPIDYTESILFLSKGKLEAKSTAALKISKFLKGPWSLGRVFLLVPRFISDFFYEIIAKNRYKWFGMTDACMLPPANHKERFLE, from the coding sequence ATGGATCAACATCGTGAGATAGCCGAGTTGGACAACTTGGTACTTTATGACGGGGTTTGTAAATTTTGCAACAGCTCCGTCAATTTTGTTTTAGATCACGAGAAAAATGATCAATTGAAATTTACTCCTCTTCAATCTGAGCTGGGAGCGAGGGTTTTGAAGGAGCATAATTTCCCTATTGATTATACAGAGAGTATTTTGTTTTTGAGTAAAGGAAAACTAGAAGCAAAATCGACTGCCGCATTAAAAATCTCTAAATTTTTGAAGGGACCGTGGTCTTTGGGCCGAGTGTTTTTACTGGTACCTCGTTTTATTTCTGATTTTTTTTATGAAATCATAGCCAAGAATCGCTACAAGTGGTTTGGTATGACAGATGCTTGTATGCTTCCGCCTGCTAACCATAAGGAACGGTTTTTAGAATGA
- the fabD gene encoding ACP S-malonyltransferase, with translation MKAYVFPGQGAQFTGMGKELYDSSAKAKSYFDTANDILGFDIAKVMFEGSAEELKETKVTQPAVFIHSVVTALMHDEFKPDMVAGHSLGEFSALVANQTLGFEDALKLVSQRALAMQKACEMNPSTMAAILGLEDQQVEELCEGIEGVVPANYNCPGQLVISGTNEGIEIACEKMKEAGAKRALPLPVGGAFHSPLMEPAREELAAAIESTQFSTPICPVYQNYDAKPHSDIVEIKANLISQLTAPVRWTQSVQQMVADGAVEFVECGPGKVLQGLVKKIHREAEVSGL, from the coding sequence ATGAAAGCATATGTATTCCCTGGACAGGGAGCTCAATTTACAGGAATGGGCAAGGAACTGTATGATAGTTCAGCGAAGGCCAAATCTTATTTTGATACCGCAAATGATATTTTAGGATTCGACATTGCTAAGGTAATGTTTGAGGGAAGTGCGGAAGAATTGAAAGAAACTAAGGTGACCCAGCCGGCAGTTTTTATCCATTCAGTGGTTACTGCTTTGATGCATGATGAGTTTAAGCCTGATATGGTAGCAGGTCATTCTTTAGGGGAGTTTTCAGCTTTAGTAGCTAATCAGACTTTAGGATTTGAAGACGCATTGAAATTGGTGTCTCAGCGTGCTCTTGCGATGCAAAAGGCTTGTGAGATGAATCCATCGACTATGGCGGCTATTCTGGGATTAGAAGATCAGCAAGTAGAAGAACTATGTGAAGGAATAGAAGGGGTAGTGCCTGCTAATTATAACTGTCCTGGCCAATTGGTGATATCCGGAACCAACGAAGGTATAGAGATCGCATGTGAGAAAATGAAAGAGGCTGGAGCCAAGCGTGCTTTGCCTTTACCAGTAGGGGGTGCTTTTCATAGTCCATTGATGGAGCCTGCGAGAGAGGAGTTGGCTGCTGCAATTGAGTCTACCCAATTTAGTACTCCAATTTGCCCGGTTTATCAGAACTATGATGCTAAACCTCATAGTGATATAGTGGAAATCAAGGCTAATTTGATTTCACAATTAACTGCCCCGGTCCGATGGACACAGTCTGTACAGCAGATGGTAGCAGATGGAGCTGTGGAATTTGTAGAGTGTGGTCCTGGTAAAGTGCTACAAGGCTTGGTGAAGAAGATTCATAGAGAGGCTGAAGTTTCTGGTTTATAA
- a CDS encoding two-component regulator propeller domain-containing protein: MKAAFLTQILIGLTLCSVAQGIVQNQYEFKSITVDNGLSNNHVGAITQDQNGFIWFATDNGIDRYDGQTIVPYRHNPDDSTSLSSKTNRELFSDSRGNLWIGNSEGLDLYNPSIDGFIHFDRDSIKVNMGRVNAIKEDKNQLLWIASNNSLYTYNLINKECKNIIESNPDIFANTPTGNITKLDIDKKGNIWFSVYKKGIYLFDPDGKTVRGFTHDKNDPTTLSGNQIEHIYEDNSGNMWFGTMNNGLNQFDFNTNSFKRIIPDPDNSYTTRVRAIFEDLKGDFFVGTRGGLFKKHESSDEFYEYATSDHKFSKLSQNSILCSFIDQTGSLWIGTYAGGVSCCDLKKKNFVCYTADSKDNYFLNSPNVYGIAEDDFGNVWVGTDNGVNVLDRQTSKFRVFTHDSDDQNTISYNDSKCLANAGNGDMWIGTNRGGLNFYDFSNNSFTAYSANDNKSGTLTTDKIYGLLYDRNKNLWVFNGSGTGSIGYLDMLPNGSDEFIHMSDQAYFGMLEAKDGSIWIGSDNGILFKSNDSDTFEKIENESIDFVYCIEEDSKSTIWLGTNNGILNYDRNTGNFTHYNQIGGHKLRVVYGIKEDQSGNLWASTEEGLLFLRDLISDPENASLTLFDQSDGLQSKQFNYNSYFSNSSGELMFGGINGFNIFNPNEINLNNTPPKLAFTDLKVFNKSVKVGKEVNGKILLKESIADTEKLTFYHQHNLITIEFAALHFAKPTANTYRYKMQGLNDEWVETSSSRNFATYNNLPPGDYTFLVNASNLDGVWAEEPIKIDIEVIPAFWAKWWFRTILVIIIILSALWFYRRRINQQKRSQKLLNIKINQATNKVNAQNEELQDQSKKLKEAIEETNNVVQEALESGNFNARISLEAKTGAWRDLALSINQLFDSITTPFNIINHLINQMAEGNLTERFEVEAKGDILRLKNNLNKAMDNLTELVGDINDRSSSLKVSSEDMLVTSEQMKVSTEEIANAIGEIARGAQDQVSKIDESSNLIEGVMNSANEMGTRADDISNTAKLGVEKSDTGMRLMEKLNATMSKILSFSENANEAVTNLNVRSQEISSVLRIIKDVASQTNLLALNAAIEAAQAGEAGRGFAVVAEEIRKLAEDSKKSAASIEELVNTVQADTKSTVEIIHEMNESIKDGEEATGVSMAAFKEIYAYYEETSLKSDRIVKDTHQQTEDINQVVKLISSVVVIAEETASAAEETASSSSELSAGMINYRQKSEDISKTTDLLKQKVEQFKLNKQQDTNPLIDVERFYN; the protein is encoded by the coding sequence ATGAAGGCAGCATTCTTGACCCAAATTTTGATTGGCCTGACCCTATGTTCTGTAGCTCAGGGCATCGTGCAAAATCAATATGAATTTAAATCCATAACTGTAGACAATGGCCTTTCCAACAACCACGTGGGAGCCATTACTCAGGATCAAAATGGCTTCATTTGGTTCGCCACTGACAATGGGATCGACCGCTATGATGGACAAACCATTGTCCCCTACCGACATAATCCCGATGACTCAACTTCCCTTTCTTCCAAAACCAATAGAGAACTATTCTCGGACAGTAGAGGAAATCTGTGGATTGGAAATAGTGAAGGTCTAGATCTTTACAACCCTTCAATTGATGGATTCATTCACTTTGATCGAGATTCCATCAAGGTCAATATGGGCAGAGTCAATGCCATAAAAGAAGACAAGAATCAATTGCTATGGATCGCCTCCAACAATAGCTTATACACCTACAATTTGATAAATAAGGAATGCAAAAACATTATCGAATCTAACCCAGATATATTTGCAAACACCCCCACTGGCAACATCACCAAACTTGATATAGATAAAAAAGGAAACATTTGGTTCTCAGTTTATAAAAAAGGTATTTATCTCTTTGACCCTGATGGTAAAACAGTCAGAGGATTTACACATGACAAAAATGACCCGACTACCCTAAGTGGTAATCAAATCGAACACATTTATGAGGACAATTCTGGTAATATGTGGTTTGGCACCATGAATAATGGTCTGAATCAATTTGATTTTAATACCAATAGTTTCAAAAGAATTATTCCCGATCCCGATAACAGCTACACCACTCGTGTGAGGGCGATTTTCGAGGATTTAAAAGGAGACTTCTTTGTAGGGACCAGAGGAGGGCTTTTCAAGAAACATGAATCCTCGGATGAATTTTATGAGTATGCCACATCTGATCACAAATTCTCCAAACTTTCTCAAAATTCCATCCTATGCAGTTTTATTGACCAGACTGGTTCTCTTTGGATCGGGACTTATGCTGGTGGTGTTAGTTGCTGTGATTTGAAGAAAAAGAATTTCGTGTGTTATACAGCAGATTCTAAGGACAACTACTTCCTGAACTCACCAAATGTATATGGCATAGCGGAAGATGATTTTGGTAATGTCTGGGTGGGGACTGACAATGGAGTCAATGTTCTCGATAGACAAACAAGTAAATTCAGGGTCTTCACACATGACTCGGATGATCAAAACACGATCAGTTACAACGACAGCAAATGCCTGGCCAATGCTGGCAATGGTGATATGTGGATAGGAACTAACCGAGGGGGACTCAACTTTTACGATTTCAGTAACAACAGTTTTACTGCCTATTCTGCAAACGATAACAAATCAGGTACGCTAACCACAGATAAAATTTATGGGCTACTATACGACCGAAACAAGAATCTCTGGGTATTCAATGGGTCTGGAACCGGAAGTATCGGATATCTAGACATGCTACCTAATGGTTCTGACGAGTTTATCCATATGAGCGACCAAGCTTACTTTGGTATGTTAGAAGCAAAAGATGGTAGCATTTGGATAGGAAGCGACAATGGCATTCTGTTTAAGAGCAATGACTCTGACACCTTTGAAAAAATCGAAAATGAATCAATAGATTTTGTTTACTGCATTGAAGAAGACTCCAAAAGCACCATATGGCTGGGAACAAACAATGGAATCCTAAACTATGACCGAAACACGGGGAACTTTACACATTATAACCAAATAGGCGGTCACAAGCTACGCGTAGTATATGGCATCAAAGAAGATCAATCAGGCAACTTATGGGCAAGCACGGAAGAAGGGCTTTTGTTTCTAAGAGACCTGATTTCAGATCCAGAAAATGCCAGCTTAACCTTGTTCGATCAATCAGATGGGCTACAAAGCAAACAATTCAATTATAACTCCTACTTTTCAAACTCTTCAGGTGAATTGATGTTCGGAGGAATAAACGGCTTCAACATTTTCAATCCAAATGAAATCAACTTGAACAACACCCCACCAAAACTGGCCTTTACAGATTTAAAAGTTTTTAACAAAAGTGTAAAAGTTGGTAAGGAGGTAAACGGTAAAATTCTCTTGAAAGAAAGCATTGCTGACACAGAAAAATTGACATTTTATCATCAGCACAACCTTATCACAATAGAATTCGCAGCACTCCACTTTGCCAAGCCGACAGCTAACACCTATCGCTACAAAATGCAAGGGTTAAACGATGAATGGGTGGAGACTAGTTCATCAAGAAATTTTGCAACCTACAATAATCTCCCTCCGGGCGATTACACCTTTCTTGTCAACGCCTCCAATTTAGATGGAGTCTGGGCCGAAGAACCGATCAAGATTGATATTGAAGTCATACCTGCATTTTGGGCTAAATGGTGGTTCCGAACGATTCTTGTAATCATTATAATTCTATCGGCCTTATGGTTCTACAGAAGAAGAATCAATCAGCAGAAAAGAAGTCAGAAACTCCTAAACATTAAAATCAATCAAGCCACTAATAAAGTAAATGCTCAAAATGAAGAACTTCAAGACCAAAGTAAAAAACTAAAAGAGGCTATAGAGGAAACCAACAATGTGGTTCAGGAAGCACTTGAGTCTGGCAATTTCAATGCAAGGATTTCATTAGAGGCCAAAACGGGTGCTTGGAGGGATTTGGCTCTTTCCATCAATCAATTATTTGATTCGATAACCACCCCATTCAACATCATTAACCACCTCATTAACCAGATGGCAGAAGGTAATCTAACAGAAAGATTCGAAGTGGAAGCCAAGGGTGATATTCTAAGGCTAAAAAACAACCTGAATAAAGCCATGGATAATCTGACCGAACTAGTGGGAGACATCAATGATCGATCCTCCAGTTTGAAAGTATCTTCTGAGGACATGTTGGTAACGAGCGAACAAATGAAAGTCAGTACTGAAGAGATCGCGAACGCCATTGGTGAAATCGCTAGAGGAGCTCAAGATCAAGTTTCCAAAATAGACGAATCCTCCAATCTAATAGAAGGCGTCATGAACTCGGCTAATGAAATGGGGACCAGAGCTGACGATATCAGCAACACCGCCAAACTGGGTGTAGAAAAAAGCGATACGGGTATGCGACTGATGGAAAAACTGAATGCCACCATGAGTAAAATCTTAAGTTTTTCAGAAAATGCTAATGAGGCTGTTACTAATTTGAATGTAAGATCACAAGAGATATCGAGTGTGCTGAGAATAATTAAAGATGTAGCTTCTCAAACCAATCTACTTGCCCTTAATGCTGCCATCGAAGCAGCTCAGGCAGGTGAAGCCGGAAGAGGTTTCGCAGTAGTAGCAGAGGAGATTCGTAAATTGGCTGAGGACTCAAAAAAATCGGCTGCAAGCATAGAAGAGCTGGTCAATACAGTTCAGGCTGATACAAAATCAACTGTTGAAATCATCCATGAAATGAATGAAAGCATCAAGGATGGCGAGGAAGCTACCGGAGTGTCTATGGCTGCATTTAAAGAAATCTATGCCTACTATGAAGAAACATCTTTAAAGTCTGATAGAATTGTAAAAGACACCCATCAACAGACTGAAGACATCAATCAAGTAGTGAAGTTAATATCCTCCGTGGTAGTCATAGCTGAAGAGACCGCCAGTGCGGCAGAAGAAACGGCTAGTTCATCCTCCGAACTTTCTGCAGGAATGATCAATTACCGTCAGAAAAGCGAAGATATCTCCAAAACCACAGACCTATTGAAACAAAAAGTGGAACAGTTCAAATTGAACAAACAACAAGATACAAATCCATTAATTGATGTTGAGAGATTTTACAACTAA
- a CDS encoding M48 family metallopeptidase, translating into MIAKIWKELLVLVALFAGLWLAFSYYNYDVNRNPFEVSAKTEREMAEFMNDYMLQDFEFIHNKAADSTLQVILERLTQNMDTVSYDYQLHIIKESQINAFTSLNGNIYIFSGLIEDLQSAEELALVLAHEIGHAEEKHVIEKIAKTLGMEAFFSIATGGDPVLISELAKLSMSTAFDRRNEEEADDYALDLAEKSQINPRRLGQFFIRMKAKKSSIMDDLSFFSTHPLDSDRIKKASDYKISDDFEEQPIPIDWERFQNLISS; encoded by the coding sequence ATGATTGCCAAGATCTGGAAAGAATTGCTCGTATTAGTGGCCCTGTTTGCCGGACTATGGCTAGCTTTTTCTTATTACAATTATGATGTAAATCGCAATCCCTTCGAGGTTTCTGCTAAGACAGAAAGGGAAATGGCAGAATTCATGAATGATTACATGTTACAGGATTTCGAATTCATCCATAACAAAGCAGCCGACTCTACCCTCCAGGTTATTCTCGAAAGGCTTACTCAAAACATGGACACCGTCTCATATGACTACCAACTTCATATAATCAAAGAAAGTCAGATCAACGCATTCACATCCTTGAATGGAAATATTTACATTTTTTCAGGATTAATCGAGGACTTACAATCTGCGGAAGAATTGGCTTTGGTATTGGCCCACGAAATCGGACATGCTGAAGAAAAACACGTAATCGAGAAAATAGCTAAAACACTCGGAATGGAAGCCTTTTTCTCTATTGCGACCGGTGGTGATCCAGTGCTTATCTCAGAACTCGCCAAATTAAGCATGTCAACTGCATTCGATAGAAGAAATGAAGAAGAAGCTGATGATTATGCCCTAGACTTGGCCGAAAAAAGTCAAATCAACCCAAGAAGATTAGGTCAATTCTTCATTAGAATGAAAGCCAAGAAATCTTCCATCATGGATGACCTCTCCTTTTTCAGTACACACCCGTTGGACAGCGATAGAATCAAAAAAGCCTCCGATTACAAAATTTCAGATGATTTTGAAGAGCAACCCATCCCCATAGATTGGGAGCGATTTCAAAATCTTATTTCAAGTTAA
- a CDS encoding DUF4870 domain-containing protein: protein MEYYNLEQPEELSKKEKEDAMGAYLMMFAAMGAGLPLPIINLVAAVVYYFVQQKNSRFVKFHSLQSLYSQLPTTLVNAGALYWTLQIFFFMNLEVTDPYIGYLIMAGILNLLYFIFSIVGAVKARKGQMYYFIFFGKLSYHQVYKVRAEVDKKITNQPPV, encoded by the coding sequence ATGGAATATTACAATCTCGAACAACCAGAGGAGTTAAGTAAAAAAGAAAAAGAAGACGCCATGGGCGCCTATCTGATGATGTTTGCGGCAATGGGAGCTGGTCTCCCCTTGCCTATCATCAACCTGGTTGCTGCGGTTGTTTACTATTTCGTTCAGCAGAAAAATTCGCGGTTTGTCAAATTCCATAGTCTGCAGTCGCTATATAGTCAACTTCCCACCACACTGGTAAATGCAGGAGCATTATATTGGACTCTTCAGATTTTCTTTTTTATGAATCTAGAAGTGACAGATCCCTACATAGGGTACCTGATCATGGCTGGTATTCTTAATTTGCTATACTTCATATTTAGCATCGTGGGAGCAGTCAAAGCCAGGAAAGGCCAAATGTATTATTTCATTTTCTTTGGCAAGCTTTCCTATCACCAGGTGTATAAAGTAAGAGCCGAAGTAGACAAGAAAATAACCAATCAACCACCCGTTTAA
- a CDS encoding DUF4389 domain-containing protein encodes MTFEVKQQEAYSRGELLLRTFLGAIYIGFPHGFILLFLGLWGNILSFITFWIILFTGSYPESFFEYQLKLLKWSTRVNLRMNNLADGYPAFGLETEDDAFQLEVPYSETTSRSSVLIRFLFGWLYVILPHMFVLIFRMYATLFLMFLAFFAVLFTGKYPESWFRFNVGTMRWTMRVNLYMAYMIDEYPPFSGK; translated from the coding sequence ATGACTTTTGAAGTAAAACAGCAGGAAGCCTATTCCCGAGGCGAACTACTACTGAGAACTTTTTTGGGTGCCATTTATATTGGCTTTCCACATGGATTTATCCTTTTATTTTTAGGACTTTGGGGCAATATTCTAAGCTTCATCACTTTTTGGATCATCCTATTCACGGGTAGCTATCCAGAATCCTTTTTCGAGTATCAGCTCAAACTCTTGAAATGGAGCACACGTGTCAATCTGAGAATGAACAATCTCGCTGACGGTTACCCAGCTTTTGGATTAGAGACAGAAGATGACGCGTTCCAATTAGAAGTCCCATATTCCGAAACCACTAGCAGAAGCTCGGTACTCATTCGATTTTTGTTCGGCTGGCTTTATGTGATATTACCGCACATGTTTGTTCTAATTTTCAGAATGTATGCGACATTATTCCTCATGTTTTTGGCCTTCTTTGCGGTACTATTTACAGGTAAATATCCAGAATCATGGTTTCGCTTTAATGTTGGGACCATGCGATGGACCATGAGAGTGAATCTATACATGGCCTATATGATAGATGAGTACCCTCCATTTTCAGGAAAATAA